One Mycolicibacterium fluoranthenivorans DNA window includes the following coding sequences:
- a CDS encoding class II fumarate hydratase: MTDSVVDKKAGEPEYRIEHDTMGEVRVPINALWRAQTQRAVENFPISFRGLERTQIRALGLLKGACAQVNKDLGLLAPEKADAIIAAAGEIADGLHDDQFPIDVFQTGSGTSSNMNANEVIASIAAGFNPPVTVHPNDDVNMSQSSNDTFPTATHIAATEAAVRHLIPALEILHESLAVKAKQWRTVVKSGRTHLMDAVPVTLGQEFGGYARQIEAGIERVKATLPRLGELAIGGTAVGTGLNAPDGFGAKVVEVLVAQTGIAELRTAKDSFEAQAARDGLVEASGALKTIAASLTKIANDVRWMGSGPLTGLGEIQLPDLQPGSSIMPGKVNPVLPEAVTQVAAQVIGNDAAVTVGGLSGAFELNVYIPMMARNVLESFTLLSNVSKLFATKCIDGLVANEAHLRELAESSPSIVTPLNSAIGYEEAAKVAKEALKERKTIRQTVIDRGLIGDKLSEAELDRRLDVLAMAKVKPGE; this comes from the coding sequence ATGACCGACAGCGTTGTCGATAAGAAAGCCGGCGAGCCCGAGTACCGCATCGAGCACGACACCATGGGCGAGGTCCGCGTGCCGATCAATGCCCTGTGGCGGGCCCAGACCCAGCGAGCAGTGGAGAACTTCCCGATCTCCTTCCGTGGTCTGGAGCGCACGCAGATCCGCGCCCTGGGTCTGCTGAAAGGCGCCTGCGCGCAGGTGAACAAGGACCTGGGCCTGCTGGCGCCGGAGAAGGCCGACGCGATCATCGCCGCAGCCGGTGAGATCGCCGACGGCCTGCACGACGACCAGTTCCCCATCGACGTGTTCCAGACCGGTTCGGGCACCAGTTCCAACATGAACGCCAACGAGGTCATCGCATCCATCGCGGCCGGCTTCAACCCCCCGGTGACGGTGCACCCCAACGACGACGTGAACATGTCGCAGAGCTCCAACGACACCTTCCCCACCGCCACGCATATCGCGGCCACCGAAGCTGCTGTGCGCCACCTGATCCCGGCGCTGGAGATCCTGCACGAGTCGCTCGCGGTGAAGGCCAAGCAGTGGCGCACCGTGGTGAAGTCCGGCCGCACCCACCTGATGGATGCGGTGCCGGTCACCCTGGGCCAGGAGTTCGGCGGCTACGCCCGCCAGATCGAGGCCGGCATCGAGCGGGTCAAGGCGACACTGCCCCGCCTGGGTGAGCTGGCCATCGGTGGTACCGCCGTCGGCACGGGCCTCAACGCCCCCGACGGTTTCGGCGCCAAGGTCGTCGAGGTGCTGGTGGCCCAGACCGGTATCGCCGAACTGCGCACCGCCAAGGACTCTTTCGAAGCCCAGGCCGCGCGCGACGGACTGGTCGAGGCGTCCGGCGCGCTCAAGACCATCGCGGCGTCGCTGACCAAGATCGCCAACGATGTGCGCTGGATGGGCTCTGGCCCGCTGACCGGGCTGGGCGAGATCCAGCTGCCGGATCTGCAGCCGGGCAGCTCCATCATGCCGGGCAAGGTGAATCCGGTTCTGCCCGAGGCGGTTACCCAGGTGGCCGCGCAGGTCATCGGTAACGATGCGGCCGTCACGGTGGGCGGCCTGTCCGGCGCCTTCGAGCTGAACGTCTACATCCCGATGATGGCGCGCAACGTGCTGGAGTCGTTCACCCTGCTGTCCAACGTGTCGAAGCTGTTCGCCACCAAGTGCATTGACGGCCTGGTGGCCAACGAGGCGCACCTGCGCGAGCTCGCGGAGTCGTCGCCGTCCATCGTGACGCCGCTGAACTCCGCGATCGGTTACGAAGAAGCGGCCAAGGTCGCCAAGGAAGCCCTGAAAGAACGCAAGACGATTCGCCAGACGGTGATCGACCGCGGCCTGATCGGCGACAAGCTCTCCGAGGCCGAACTGGACAGGCGCCTCGACGTGTTGGCCATGGCGAAGGTCAAGCCAGGCGAGTGA
- a CDS encoding cation:proton antiporter, translating into MHTGTALALTVLVLIYAVISGLVNKWYLAPALVFVIMGMVLGPFGLDVVAADDSHTFTTLAQLALTVILFNQAASLDLVRAVRRGHATFRLLVVGIPLALLLGTATALVLLPVLPLWEAVCLAAVVAPTEVALIDALLEDHRIPERVRHALSVESGCYDGFALAAALAALALASEHSDGDIGRWGWILVHTELFAVLVGAVIGLVGGVVVAASWRRGWMNDTWAQLATLALALVCFGLAERIHASGFVAAFVGGLGFAAIARHADTSVPTQVSNAAGQVLELVVFAIFGGYAIFTGWREIDWRTVLFCVAVLVLVRPVAVQLALLGTDVPMRSRWFIGWFGPRGIGTLVLGLLVLGHGTIQNTSVITEAVVITVTLSLLLHSLTAWPGIRFVAPDRLAAGAAQP; encoded by the coding sequence ATGCACACCGGCACCGCGCTCGCCCTCACCGTGCTGGTGTTGATCTACGCCGTCATCTCCGGTCTGGTCAACAAGTGGTACCTGGCGCCGGCGCTGGTGTTCGTGATCATGGGAATGGTGCTCGGGCCGTTCGGACTCGACGTGGTCGCCGCGGATGACAGCCACACCTTCACGACGCTGGCTCAGCTGGCCCTGACCGTCATCCTGTTCAACCAGGCGGCGTCGCTCGATCTGGTGCGGGCGGTGCGCCGCGGCCATGCCACCTTCCGGCTGCTGGTGGTCGGCATCCCCCTGGCACTGCTACTGGGCACGGCGACCGCGCTCGTGCTGCTGCCCGTGCTGCCGCTGTGGGAGGCGGTGTGTCTGGCGGCCGTCGTGGCGCCGACGGAGGTCGCGCTGATCGACGCCCTCCTGGAGGACCATCGCATTCCCGAGCGGGTACGGCACGCACTGTCGGTGGAGAGCGGCTGCTATGACGGGTTCGCGCTCGCGGCGGCACTGGCCGCGCTGGCGCTGGCATCGGAGCACTCCGACGGCGATATCGGACGCTGGGGCTGGATCCTGGTGCACACCGAGTTGTTCGCGGTGTTGGTGGGTGCGGTCATCGGACTGGTCGGCGGCGTGGTGGTCGCCGCGTCATGGCGCCGGGGCTGGATGAACGACACCTGGGCGCAATTGGCCACGCTGGCGTTGGCGCTGGTGTGCTTCGGATTGGCGGAACGAATCCACGCCAGTGGATTCGTCGCGGCCTTCGTGGGCGGGCTGGGCTTCGCCGCAATCGCTCGCCATGCGGACACCTCGGTGCCCACCCAGGTATCCAATGCCGCCGGTCAAGTGCTCGAGCTCGTCGTGTTCGCCATCTTCGGCGGCTACGCGATATTCACCGGCTGGCGCGAGATCGATTGGCGCACCGTGCTGTTCTGTGTGGCCGTGCTGGTGCTGGTGCGGCCGGTCGCGGTCCAGCTGGCCCTGCTCGGCACCGATGTGCCGATGCGCAGCCGTTGGTTCATCGGCTGGTTCGGTCCGCGCGGGATCGGCACGCTGGTACTCGGCCTGCTGGTGCTGGGCCACGGCACCATCCAGAACACCTCGGTCATCACCGAAGCGGTGGTGATCACCGTGACGCTGAGCCTGCTGCTGCACAGCCTGACGGCCTGGCCGGGTATCCGATTCGTCGCGCCCGACCGGCTGGCGGCGGGTGCCGCTCAGCCGTGA
- a CDS encoding PRC-barrel domain containing protein — MASPVQRFVGATAYDVTGHRIGKIGQIFVDAYTHQPKWVTVNRGLFGLSSSFVPLAGAHCDRNAVTVAVDKDSVKQAPNPRAREGITSEEEHELARHYRLPAAPPPAPAPPERSTGRHSAGIDIATAAAGIGGTAINTAAHGVHDTPPKE; from the coding sequence ATGGCCAGCCCCGTGCAGCGTTTCGTCGGCGCGACCGCGTACGACGTGACCGGCCACCGGATCGGCAAGATCGGCCAGATATTCGTCGACGCGTACACCCACCAACCGAAGTGGGTGACGGTCAATCGCGGACTGTTCGGGCTTTCGTCGTCCTTCGTCCCGCTCGCCGGCGCGCATTGTGACCGCAACGCCGTGACGGTGGCCGTCGACAAGGACAGCGTCAAGCAGGCGCCCAATCCGCGCGCGCGTGAGGGCATCACCTCCGAAGAGGAACACGAGCTGGCTCGGCACTACCGTTTGCCCGCGGCACCGCCGCCCGCGCCGGCGCCGCCGGAACGGTCGACGGGCCGGCACAGTGCGGGTATCGACATCGCGACGGCCGCGGCCGGGATCGGCGGCACCGCCATCAACACCGCCGCCCACGGCGTCCACGACACACCGCCGAAGGAGTAG